A window of Scomber scombrus chromosome 23, fScoSco1.1, whole genome shotgun sequence contains these coding sequences:
- the ajuba gene encoding LIM domain-containing protein ajuba produces the protein MDRPISKLLEKLKLTDSGSVKFNSSKKKHDTANNSNNSNANAGISGGSGGGSSLAPAPSSAAASPSRPGQFSLASATTSDACVPASGRGGGGGGGGSGGGGMGMPPSQLLTSPQTSSTGGVIPSDGEQQLHPSNLAPLRRRSPQQRASCYLGEGVDSHLRRESGLGPECDVMGAFGSKASLNQRRYSLELQQLVRRQQLLSQPPLSVPPPYPASSGYGSAPRAGGLAETGYLSEPERHKRLSLQEALFYKRLSTGSELWESPRPASLSHPPHRPSDVTGGGVGGGGGGFFYPPGPTLSPCSSFSLQESVLVSPRSSFASSTASGGGGGSPMGSRCSSNRTSGISLGYDSRYSASGGLPPQQQSPSMQSGGSAAGYGAPGRPGVTPVEAWTQYLDGGMRPPAHDSRHSYPPAVGSPAAACYQAGPEWWEEQRGGGRGKEGGVMGGERASYSDLPGTRYQEELTRLLLRDAALEGDGLLEGLMLKEHSMALTALAKPGSTALGPSTAGGPGKTQENPGVGAGREAGENRQEFFGTCVKCGKGVYGADNACQALDSLYHTRCFTCVSCGRTLRNKDFYNVNGSVYCKEDYMFSGFQAAAEKCNVCGHLILEQILQALGNSYHPGCFRCVVCGKALDGVPFTVDQHSSIYCVADYNKTFAPKCAACLQPILPTEGSEEILRVVSMNKDYHFECYHCEECGKQLSDKAGSQCFPLDSHLLCHSCHMTRACATHNIPSHNTH, from the exons ATGGACAGGCCGATAAGCAAGTTATTAGAAAAGTTAAAGCTAACAGACTCGGGCAGTGTGAAATTCAACAGCTCCAAGAAGAAGCACGACACGGCCAACAACTCCAATAACAGCAACGCCAACGCTGGCATCTCCGGAGGCAGTGGTGGGGGCAGCAGTCTGGCACCAGCCCCCAGCTCTGCAGCTGCCTCGCCCTCCAGACCCGGCCAGTTCTCGCTTGCCTCTGCAACCACAAGCGATGCATGTGTTCCTGCGagtggaagaggaggtggaggaggaggaggaggtagtggaggaggaggaatgggaATGCCCCCTTCACAGCTCCTTACCTCACCACAGACTTCCTCCACGGGTGGCGTGATACCGTCAGATGGGGAGCAACAACTTCATCCTTCCAACTTGGCACCGTTGAGGCGCCGCTCCCCTCAGCAGCGTGCTTCCTGTTACCTTGGTGAGGGCGTGGACTCCCACCTGAGGCGTGAGTCCGGTTTGGGACCCGAGTGTGACGTTATGGGGGCGTTTGGCTCCAAGGCGTCCCTGAATCAGCGGCGCTACTCATTGGAGCTCCAGCAACTGGTGAGAAGACAGCAACTCCTCTCCCAGCCGCCGCTCTCTGTCCCCCCACCGTACCCCGCCAGCTCCGGCTATGGCTCGGCTCCCCGGGCCGGCGGCCTGGCGGAGACCGGCTACCTGTCAGAGCCGGAGAGGCACAAGCGTCTCTCTCTCCAGGAGGCTCTGTTCTACAAGCGCCTCAGCACGGGCAGCGAACTGTGGGAGAGCCCGAGGCCGGCGTCCCTCTCTCACCCACCGCACCGTCCATCTGATGTGACGGGCGGAggggtaggaggaggaggaggaggcttcTTTTACCCCCCAGGACCAACTCTGAGCCCATGCTCGTCTTTCAGCCTCCAGGAGTCGGTCCTGGTCAGCCCCAGGTCCAGCTTCGCCTCCAGCACGGCAAGCGGGGGCGGAGGCGGGAGTCCTATGGGCAGCCGCTGCAGCAGCAACCGGACCAGCGGCATCAGCCTGGGCTACGACTCCCGCTACTCCGCCTCCGGGGGTCTTCCTCCACAGCAGCAGTCCCCCTCCATGCAGTCAGGGGGGTCCGCAGCTGGGTACGGCGCTCCAGGAAGGCCCGGGGTGACACCTGTGGAGGCCTGGACTCAGTACCTGGACGGGGGGATGCGTCCTCCTGCCCATGACAGCCGACACTCGTACCCCCCTGCTGTAGGGAGTCCGGCGGCTGCGTGCTACCAGGCCGGTCCGGAGTGGTGGGAGGAGCAGCGCGGAGGTGGAAGAGGCAAAGAGGGGGGCGTGATGGGGGGAGAGAGGGCCAGCTACTCAGACCTGCCCGGGACCCGGTACCAGGAGGAGCTGACTCGACTCCTCCTGAGGGACGCGGCGCTGGAGGGGGACGGGCTCCTGGAGGGTCTGATGCTGAAGGAGCACTCCATGGCGCTGACGGCTCTGGCCAAACCGGGCTCCACGGCGCTGGGGCCTTCCACCGCTGGGGGGCCGGGCAAAACTCAGGAGAACCCGGGAGTCGGCGCCGGGAGAGAGGCGGGGGAGAACCGGCAGGAGTTTTTTG GAACCTGTGTGAAGTGTGGGAAAGGTGTGTACGGGGCGGATAATGCCTGTCAGGCTCTGGACAGCCTGTATCACACTCGATGCTTCACCTGTGTGTCCTGTG GACGCACCCTGAGAAACAAGGACTTCTACAATGTCAACGGCTCTGTGTACTGTAAAGAGGATTACATG TTTTCGGGATTCCAGGCTGCCGCTGAGAAGTGCAATGTGTGTGGCCACCTTATTCTCGAACAG ATCCTGCAAGCTCTCGGGAACTCGTACCATCCCGGCTGTTTCCGCTGCGTTGTGTGTGGCAAGGCTCTGGATGGGGTGCCTTTCACCGTGGACCAACACAGCAGCATCTACTGCGTCGCAGACTATAACAA GACTTTTGCCCCGAAGTGCGCTGCCTGTTTACAACCCATCTTACCTACTGAG GGCAGCGAGGAGATCCTCAGGGTCGTGTCCATGAACAAGGACTATCACTTCGAATGCTACCACTGCGAG gAGTGTGGCAAGCAGCTCTCCGATAAGGCTGGCTCGCAGTGCTTCCCCCTGGACTCTCATCTCCTCTGCCACTCCTGTCACATGACCAGAGCGTGCGCCACACACAACATTCCCtctcacaacacacactga
- the mrpl52 gene encoding 39S ribosomal protein L52, mitochondrial yields MAATIRTLCCSVLRHSNRQLSTTCRVQAGEKWRKEHGLARSGTEYGPLTDLPDWSFADGRPAPPLKGMLRRKQEREVLARRIVMLSSEVDQGMETWREKQEEAKRVEEHKKSLLLKPKGKLLRKKNPQS; encoded by the exons ATGGCGGCCACCATTAGGACATTGTGCTGCTCAG tgttgaGACACTCAAACAGGCAGCTCAGCACAACATGCCGAGTTCAAGCTGGAGAGAAATGGAGGAAAGA ACATGGACTTGCCCGAAGTGGCACAGAATACGGACCTCTGACAGATCTACCTGATTGGTCTTTTGCAg ATGGACGACCAGCACCTCCATTGAAGGGAATGCTGAGAAGAAAGCAAGAGAGGGAAGTTTTAGCA AGGCGCATCGTGATGCTGAGCTCTGAGGTGGACCAAGGGATGGAGAcgtggagagagaaacaggaggaaGCCAAACGGGTGGAGGAGCACAAAAAATCTCTTTTACTGAAACCTAAAGGGAAGCTTTTAAGGAAGAAAAATCCTCAAAGTTAG
- the acin1b gene encoding apoptotic chromatin condensation inducer 1b, which translates to MADEDITLDGKPLQSLRVADLKTALEQRNLPKSGQKNTLIKRLKGALMLENLQKSSSSHSGLQPNSQIGEEMSQNSFIKQYLAKQQELLRQRLEREAQQEEEADESPAVPEEDEDHSEDNESSSYPDKHHPKISQPSLTRTEERGGGSMMGHGKMACGPDVGPAPTMQRASFHQGHKEPPAPSPPRAVASLSVRVLGQPDRQGLPPAVSRAQEKEGTAPIEPGSAHPVLHLSRSAGVVSGGRVQEDSNEDDDGDDESEDDDDWGPGPGPGGARKGNRVPPPPQQMPPSGPAASARSKRKLQPPQHIPPPQVLETPMQLRHPTPPPSPPPNLFPLPDTPKQSPPDNQEGEDPRAASVPPSTMQRQDSESSSGSSSPEPPVKRKPGPLSLLVHKMESEGAFRAGETTSAVTVSGEAAHSSTGSVMSVAATAPIESPLQILERKRQQENKELEEERRLAEKRERERQKEQEEERKKEESEREKKRLEEEKEKERKRLEEEEERRKKRQLEEEREKRQQAANRERMAKTEAQDSGSSSDSDSKSDSSSSQSSSSAGEKPRPARQLKKTDQGREPDDEKKTKLSKGAEREHLTKREVSEPSAAAVTEVEPDSESSMAQQPASGAEPDNNSNEGRLEESTTPKAFAARKISLTSSKTSPATTEGAAGESETGTAAGRKRRWGSSTAVTAKKPSISITTDSLKSLIPDIKVSQEAVVELHPEELQLSGDEESLDANRGDQDKGLKIRRTVTQVVPGDGQENGQANEEEEVEKTEREIQRRTSKDKRKNSVSEEASETQVSVKVEGEAKKVTPSDSLVRRSISQQKSGVSVTIDDPVRTNKQPSPPRGKVSNIIHVTNLVRPFTLGQLKELLNQTGSVVEDGFWIDKIKSHCFVTYATTEEAVSTRAVLHGVKWPQSNPKVLNVDFCEQEEVDFHKGILKPVKEEERVPQPGAPQNRLPPLMPERDKERERDRVVDRERDRDSVRGVVGVRDLWAEREREMERRERARGEREWDRDKVREFARPGEEERRSRSRDRERRRRERGKSKERKTEKKEKGDEPPAKLLDDLFLKTKAAPCIYWLPLTEEQAAQRVLDRSERQKERERRRKEQQEEEKKREEEKREERLKTREKEGGVTASGGGAGRGADGDRERERGRDREADKRRDGGNRPRRPSTGTGSGRRSRSRSNPRDRRR; encoded by the exons GCTCTGATGCTCGAAAACCTGCAGAAGTCGTCCTCCTCTCACAGTGGGCTGCAGCCCAACTCTCAG ATAGGGGAGGAGATGAGCCAGAATAGCTTCATAAAACAGTACCTGGCCAAGCAGCAGGAGCTCCTTCGACAGAGACTTGAGAGAGAGGCCCAGCAAGAGGAAGAGGCTGATG AAAGCCCAGCAGTGCCGGAAGAGGATGAAGACCACTCGGAGGACAATGAGAGCTCTTCCTATCCTGACAAG CATCATCCCAAAATCTCTCAGCCCTCACTCACCAGGacggaggagaggggaggaggatcAATGATGGGTCATGGGAAGATGGCATGTGGGCCTGATGTGGGTCCTGCTCCAACCATGCAGCGAGCCTCCTTTCATCAAGGACACAAGGAGCCACCGGCCCCGTCTCCTCCCCGCGCCGTAGCCTCCCTGTCAGTGCGCGTCCTGGGCCAGCCTGACCGCCAGGGGCTGCCCCCTGCCGTGTCCCgagcccaggagaaggagggcaCCGCGCCCATCGAGCCCGGCTCGGCCCATCCTGTCCTCCACCTCAGCCGATCAGCCGGCGTCGTGTCCGGAGGTCGTGTCCAGGAGGACAGCAATGAAGATGACGACGGTGATGACGAGAGcgaggatgatgatgattggGGGCCTGGTCCCGGTCCCGGCGGGGCACGAAAAGGCAACAGAGTTCCTCCTCCACCGCAACAGATGCCCCCTAGTGGCCCAGCGGCAAGCGCAAGATCCAAACGCAAGCTTCAGCCTCCGCAGCACATCCCACCACCGCAGGTACTCGAGACCCCTATGCAGCTGCGCCACcccactcctcctccctctccaccACCCAACCTGTTCCCCCTCCCCGACACTCCCAAGCAGAGTCCCCCAGACAACCAGGAGGGAGAAGACCCAAGGGCTGCATCTGTCCCACCTTCCACCATGCAGAGGcaggactctgaatccagctcCGGTTCCAGCAGTCCTGAGCCGCCTGTGAAGCGCAAACCAGGACCCCTTTCTCTGCTGGTCCACAAGATGGAATCAGAGGGGGCTTTCCGGGCAGGCGAGACCACCTCAGCTGTGACTGTGTCCGGAGAGGCCGCACACTCCAGTACCGGGTCTGTCATGTCAGTGGCAGCCACAGCACCCATTGAATCTCCGCTGCAAATactggagagaaagaggcaaCAGGAGAACAAAGAGCTGGAGGAAGAGAGGCGACTGgcggagaagagagagagggaacgacagaaagagcaggaggaagaacgaaagaaagaggagagcgagagagagaagaaacgtttggaagaggagaaggaaaaggagaggaaacgactcgaggaagaggaggagagaagaaagaaaagacagctggaggaggagcggGAGAAGAGACAGCAGGCGGCCAACAGAGAACGAATGGCTAAGACCGAGGCCCAAGATTCAGGTTCCTCATCTGATTCTGACTCCAAATCCGACTCTTCATCATCTCAATCGTCTTCCTCCGCCGGGGAGAAACCTCGTCCTGCCAGGCAGCTGAAG AAAACTGATCAGGGACGAGAGCCAGATGATGAGAAAAAGACGAAGCTGAGTAAAGGGGCGGAGAGAGAACACCTCACAAAAAG gGAGGTGTCAGAGCCCAGCGCAGCCGCCGTGACCGAGGTGGAACCAGACTCCGAGAGCTCCATGGCCCAGCAGCCGGCCTCCGGAGCTGAGCCGGACAACAACAGCAACGAGGGTCGCCTGGAGGAG aGCACCACTCCTAAGGCTTTCGCTGCTCGCAAGATATCCCTGACCA GCAGCAAGACGTCTCCGGCCACCACAGAAGGAGCAGCAGGAGAGTCCGAGACGGGGACTGCAGCAGGGAGGAAGAGGCGATGGGGCTCCAGCACGGCCGTCACCGCTAAGAAACCATCCATCAGCATCACCACCGACTCACTGAAG TCTTTGATCCCAGACATCAAAGTAAGCCAGGAGGCAGTGGTGGAGCTGCAcccagaggagctgcagctgtctgGGGACGAGGAGAGTCTGGACGCCAACCGGGGCGACCAGGACAAGGGCCTCAAGATCCGACGCACAGTCACACAG GTGGTCCCGGGTGACGGCCAGGAGAATGGACAGGCCAACGAAGAGGAAGAAGTGGAGAAAACCGAGAGAGAGATACAGCGCAGGACTTCCAAAGACAAAAGGAAGAACAGCGTGTCAGAGGAAGCCTCGGAAACACAGGTGTCTGTCAAAGTTGAGGGAGAAGCAAAGAAAG tCACCCCCAGCGACAGTCTGGTGCGTCGCTCAATCAGTCAGCAGAAGTCTGGCGTGTCCGTCACCATCGACGACCCCGTCCGCACAAACAAGCAGCCCTCGCCACCTCGTGGCAAAGTCTCAAATATCATCCATGTGACCAATCTG GTACGACCCTTCACGCTGGGCCAGCTCAAAGAGCTGCTGAACCAGACGGGCAGCGTGGTGGAAGACGGCTTCTGGATCGACAAGATCAAGTCTCACTGCTTCGTCACA TACGCCACGACAGAGGAGGCGGTGTCCACCAGAGCTGTTCTCCACGGAGTCAAATGGCCTCAGAGCAATCCCAAAGTCCTCAACGTGGACTTCTGTGAACAGGAAGAG GTTGACTTTCACAAAGGGATCCTGAAACCAGTCAAAGAAGAGGAACGTGTCCCGCAGCCTGGCGCTCCCCAGAACCGGCTGCCCCCACTCATGCCCGAGCGGGACAAAGAGCGCGAGCGGGACAGAGTCGTGGACAGGGAACGAGACCGCGACTCTGTCCGAGGCGTGGTGGGAGTGCGGGATCTGTGGGcggagcgagagagggagatggaacGCCGCGAACGGGCCCGCGGAGAACGGGAGTGGGACCGGGATAAGGTCCGGGAGTTCGCCAGACCCGGTGAGGAAGAGCGGCGCTCTCGATCCAGAGATAGAgagcggaggaggagggagaggggcaAGAGCAAGGAGAGGAAGACCGAAAAGAAGG AGAAGGGAGATGAACCTCCGGCGAAGCTGCTGGACGACTTGTTCCTGAAGACCAAAGCGGCTCCGTGTATATACTGGCTCCCCCTCACTGAGGAGCAG gcGGCGCAGAGGGTTTTGGACCGCTCCGAGCGGCAAAAGGAGCGCGAGCGCAGGCGCAAGGAGCagcaagaagaggagaaaaagcgcgaggaggagaagagagaggagaggttgAAAACCCGGGAGAAGGAAGGCGGAGTGACGGCGAGCGGCGGAGGAGCCGGGCGAGGCGCCGACGGAGACCGAGAGAGGGAGCGCGGCCGAGACCGAGAGGCAGACAAGAGGAGGGATGGCGGCAACCGGCCCAGACGACCCTCCACGGGCACCGGGAGCGGACGGCGATCCCGTAGCCGTAGCAACCCCAGAGACAGACGCCGCTGA